A genome region from Clostridium sp. JN-9 includes the following:
- a CDS encoding ABC transporter permease, giving the protein MKENGALTLVSYKEALEKAKKNNLQRSLIMYSFVVVVAVVSIVNLFNIMSMNLLLRKKEIGMLRAIGFGNDEIKKMIRTEGIFYGIVSGFWGTVLGTVISFAIFILARKSLTQGMAWNFSAITIIILFLVTIVVCLLSSMNASRRIFSSSIVDSIRCNE; this is encoded by the coding sequence TTGAAGGAAAATGGTGCTCTTACTTTAGTGTCATATAAAGAAGCATTAGAAAAAGCTAAAAAAAATAATTTGCAGCGTTCACTAATAATGTATAGTTTTGTAGTTGTAGTAGCTGTAGTAAGTATTGTTAATTTGTTTAATATTATGAGTATGAATTTATTACTAAGAAAAAAAGAAATAGGAATGCTTAGGGCCATAGGTTTTGGAAATGATGAAATTAAAAAAATGATACGTACGGAGGGAATATTTTATGGTATAGTTTCAGGATTTTGGGGAACAGTCTTAGGGACAGTAATATCCTTTGCAATTTTTATACTTGCAAGAAAATCCCTTACTCAAGGAATGGCGTGGAATTTTTCTGCAATTACAATAATAATACTTTTCTTAGTAACCATAGTTGTTTGCCTACTTTCATCTATGAATGCATCTAGAAGAATATTTTCTTCTAGTATTGTAGATTCAATAAGATGCAACGAATAA
- a CDS encoding S8 family serine peptidase, giving the protein MKSSIYQIKKVRIVLVDSGINAAENNLNNSLIDEIGINFDTSMNVIERSKPIVENDHGTVIAETIKSICNSVEFISINILDKNLTTNGIILLAALKKAMSYNPNIVHLSLGTTKLKYWFKLRKITKTLNRNNVIIVSAAENNGRKSYPAYLKHVVGVKGINLKNDEFYYNNNFFYSPLHLPDVIINSNEKYKHICGNSISAAYITGHISNIILKLNIKKNNEILDCLKSEGMKNYRNYNK; this is encoded by the coding sequence ATGAAAAGTTCAATATATCAAATTAAAAAAGTAAGAATTGTATTAGTTGATAGCGGAATAAATGCTGCAGAAAACAATTTAAATAATTCCTTAATTGATGAAATTGGAATAAATTTTGATACTAGCATGAATGTAATAGAGAGATCAAAACCCATAGTTGAAAACGACCATGGAACAGTAATTGCTGAAACAATTAAATCTATATGCAATAGTGTTGAGTTTATTAGTATTAATATTCTGGATAAAAATTTAACTACTAATGGAATAATACTTCTAGCAGCATTAAAAAAGGCAATGTCATATAATCCTAATATAGTCCATTTAAGTTTAGGAACAACAAAACTTAAATATTGGTTTAAATTAAGAAAAATAACTAAAACCTTAAATAGAAACAATGTAATAATTGTTTCTGCAGCTGAAAATAATGGAAGAAAAAGTTATCCTGCATATTTGAAACATGTTGTAGGTGTAAAGGGAATAAATTTAAAAAACGATGAATTCTACTATAATAATAACTTTTTTTATTCTCCATTACATTTACCTGATGTTATAATCAATTCTAATGAAAAGTATAAGCATATTTGCGGAAATAGTATATCAGCTGCATATATAACAGGGCACATCAGTAATATTATTTTGAAATTAAATATTAAAAAGAATAATGAGATTTTAGATTGCTTGAAAAGTGAGGGAATGAAAAATTATAGAAATTATAATAAGTAG
- a CDS encoding FtsX-like permease family protein produces the protein MKSFWGLIPRNLIKNKKKNAFIAIGIVLSMCLIISLSIMLDTLKKSSYERTIDNAGGAYDIWVSSTSADNVNLFKKDPIFTKISICENLGLYQVPDSNYTLEINGYDKNIPDFINMKLQQGRYPENDNEIAVQDWILDKLPQKYKIGDKVNLTSTLSYKNSKGDNEEFKVENQLILVGIYKSNNISGGKNKATAYVTKKYVESKIPPLLIKYGGYFMVNPKYSIGKSIEILRSTNEYIKVPFSENSLKAYLLQAFKGIDYVSIVLYTIIGVVAAVIIYNIFNISVTERIKEFGMLRAIGSSPGQIKMLILGEGLILGCIFIPIGIILGNFIVKGVISLTSGYKNFSGIMNIPKLGITASIIVGFLSIIMGTYSSARRASKISPIEAISSNSNLKLTGRNIKKQLQRKSFMGKLFGFTADMAYLNLNRNRKRFVTTVVSHKYSNVFYCKLFN, from the coding sequence ATGAAAAGTTTCTGGGGGCTGATTCCAAGGAATCTTATTAAAAATAAGAAAAAGAATGCATTTATAGCAATAGGCATAGTTTTGTCTATGTGTTTAATTATATCTTTAAGCATAATGCTTGATACGCTTAAGAAGTCTTCCTATGAACGCACTATAGATAATGCTGGTGGAGCATATGATATATGGGTTTCCAGTACAAGTGCAGATAATGTAAATCTATTCAAAAAAGATCCTATCTTTACAAAAATATCAATTTGTGAAAATTTAGGGCTGTATCAAGTGCCTGATTCTAACTACACTTTAGAGATAAATGGCTATGATAAAAATATTCCGGATTTTATTAATATGAAATTGCAGCAGGGAAGATATCCTGAAAATGATAATGAAATAGCAGTGCAGGACTGGATATTGGATAAATTACCTCAAAAGTACAAAATAGGGGATAAAGTAAATTTAACTTCAACTTTGTCATATAAGAATTCAAAGGGTGATAATGAAGAATTTAAAGTTGAAAACCAACTTATATTAGTAGGTATATACAAAAGTAATAATATAAGCGGAGGAAAAAATAAAGCAACTGCTTATGTAACTAAAAAGTATGTAGAATCTAAAATACCCCCTCTATTAATTAAATATGGTGGATATTTCATGGTAAATCCTAAATATTCTATAGGGAAGAGCATTGAAATATTAAGATCAACTAATGAATATATAAAAGTACCCTTTAGTGAAAATAGTTTAAAAGCATATTTGTTACAAGCATTTAAGGGTATAGACTATGTCAGCATAGTTCTATACACAATTATAGGTGTAGTAGCAGCCGTAATAATTTACAATATATTCAATATTTCAGTTACTGAGAGGATTAAGGAATTTGGAATGCTAAGGGCAATAGGAAGCTCGCCTGGTCAAATTAAAATGCTTATTTTAGGGGAAGGATTAATTTTAGGCTGTATATTTATACCAATTGGAATAATTCTAGGCAACTTTATAGTTAAAGGTGTAATATCGTTAACCTCTGGTTATAAAAATTTCAGCGGCATAATGAACATTCCTAAATTGGGAATTACAGCTTCTATTATAGTAGGCTTTTTAAGTATTATAATGGGAACTTATTCTTCTGCCAGAAGAGCATCAAAAATATCTCCTATAGAAGCAATAAGCTCAAATAGTAATTTGAAACTCACAGGCAGGAATATAAAGAAGCAGCTTCAAAGGAAAAGCTTTATGGGTAAATTATTTGGATTTACAGCAGATATGGCATATTTGAATTTAAATAGAAATAGAAAGAGATTTGTTACCACAGTAGTCTCGCATAAGTATAGTAATGTTTTTTACTGTAAGCTATTTAATTAA
- a CDS encoding FtsX-like permease family protein, whose translation MFFTVSYLINSTDPIQNLKNEIGGDFSVSVVSDSKKDSISDNDIQEIKNIKGISKISRQKSMSIYITVPEEKVTKDGIKLVQNKGEKSPDVKQQLEKHIFRFNAAVYGYTDEDINSMKKYVVQGKINTESMDNESIVILAQNLNYSNNTKINVGDKISLYDYRNGNEKNFTVGAILSKGLPISSSGTENIVIMSSKNAEKYMFLNGYQDVKISLSKNADYDQVEKSLKDKLKGNRSAKITSYKEELEKTKERNLQTSLITYSFVIVVAIVSIINLFNIMSMNVMLRKREIGMLRAIGFENNQVKKMIRFEGGFYGIASGLWGAGLGVIFTYLLFLVSRRELTDAMTWSFPALTVVISLLATIFICLLASMNASRRLFSSSIVDSIRGNE comes from the coding sequence ATGTTTTTTACTGTAAGCTATTTAATTAACAGCACTGATCCAATACAAAATTTAAAAAATGAGATAGGTGGAGATTTTAGTGTATCTGTGGTAAGTGATTCAAAAAAAGATTCAATATCAGATAATGATATTCAGGAAATTAAAAATATAAAAGGTATAAGTAAAATAAGTAGGCAAAAAAGTATGTCAATATATATTACTGTACCAGAAGAAAAAGTAACTAAAGATGGCATAAAGCTGGTACAAAATAAAGGTGAAAAATCACCTGATGTAAAGCAGCAGCTTGAAAAACATATATTCAGGTTTAATGCAGCTGTATATGGATACACTGATGAGGATATAAATTCTATGAAAAAATATGTAGTTCAAGGAAAGATAAATACAGAAAGTATGGATAATGAATCTATTGTAATTTTAGCTCAAAATTTAAATTACAGTAACAATACTAAAATAAATGTAGGAGATAAAATATCATTATATGATTACCGTAATGGTAATGAAAAAAACTTTACTGTTGGAGCGATTTTAAGTAAAGGTTTACCTATATCAAGTTCAGGAACAGAAAATATAGTCATAATGAGTTCAAAAAATGCAGAAAAGTACATGTTTTTAAACGGATATCAGGATGTGAAAATAAGTTTAAGCAAAAATGCAGATTATGACCAAGTAGAAAAATCATTAAAGGATAAATTGAAAGGCAATAGATCAGCTAAGATTACATCTTATAAGGAGGAATTAGAAAAGACTAAGGAAAGGAATTTGCAGACATCACTGATAACTTACAGTTTTGTAATTGTAGTAGCTATAGTCAGCATAATAAATTTGTTCAATATTATGAGCATGAATGTAATGCTTAGAAAAAGAGAAATTGGCATGCTTAGAGCCATAGGCTTTGAAAATAACCAGGTGAAAAAAATGATAAGGTTTGAGGGAGGATTTTATGGAATAGCTTCAGGACTTTGGGGGGCAGGACTTGGAGTAATCTTTACCTACTTATTGTTTCTGGTATCCAGAAGGGAACTTACTGACGCAATGACATGGAGTTTTCCTGCTTTAACTGTTGTAATATCACTTTTAGCCACTATATTTATTTGTCTATTGGCTTCCATGAATGCATCTAGGAGATTGTTTAGTTCAAGTATTGTGGATTCTATAAGGGGTAATGAGTAA
- a CDS encoding ABC transporter ATP-binding protein, which yields MELLKTNYLTKTYGFGETAVKALKPTDLVIQKGEFTAIVGPSGSGKSTLLHLLAGLDKPSAGHVYINDIDIYSMKEKELSRFRRRNIGFIFQFFNLIPILSVEENIKLPLLMDGKKVDEDYINELMETLDIKNRKTHLPGEISGGQQQRVSIARALANKPSIIFADEPTGNLDSKNSKEVLSLLTQSIKKYNQTLVMITHDPQIASCANRIITICDGEIMEDKKVN from the coding sequence GTGGAATTATTAAAAACAAATTATTTAACAAAAACCTATGGATTTGGGGAAACTGCAGTTAAAGCACTTAAACCAACCGACTTAGTTATTCAAAAAGGTGAATTCACTGCTATTGTAGGGCCTAGCGGATCAGGTAAAAGTACTCTTCTGCATTTATTAGCAGGACTAGACAAACCATCAGCAGGTCATGTGTATATCAATGATATTGATATTTATTCTATGAAAGAAAAAGAGTTGTCAAGATTTAGAAGAAGAAATATAGGTTTTATCTTTCAATTCTTTAATTTAATTCCTATATTATCTGTAGAGGAAAATATCAAACTACCACTTTTAATGGATGGAAAAAAAGTGGATGAGGACTATATTAATGAACTAATGGAAACTTTAGATATTAAGAATAGAAAAACTCACTTACCTGGAGAAATATCCGGCGGGCAGCAGCAGAGAGTTTCCATAGCAAGGGCATTGGCAAATAAGCCATCCATTATATTTGCAGATGAGCCCACAGGAAACTTAGACAGTAAAAACAGTAAAGAAGTTTTGAGCTTACTTACCCAATCCATAAAAAAATATAATCAGACTCTGGTTATGATTACTCACGACCCTCAAATAGCTTCTTGTGCAAATAGAATTATAACTATATGTGATGGAGAAATTATGGAGGACAAGAAGGTGAATTAG
- a CDS encoding FtsX-like permease family protein, whose protein sequence is MKSFWGLIPRNLIKNKKRNAFIAIGIILSMCLIISLSIMLDAFKKSSYESAIDVAGGAYDIWVSSTSADNVNDFKKDPIFTKTSICENLGLYQVPDSNYILEINGYDKNIPNFINMKLQQGRYPENDNEIAVQDWILDKLPQKYKIGDKVNLTSTLYYKNSKGNREELKIENHLKLVGIYKSTNIDGGNNKATAYVTKKYVESQIPSLLIKYGGYFMVNPKHSIEESFEALASTNEYSKVPFSKNESKVELVQSFKIIDNVSILLYIVIAIVTAVIIYNIFNISVTERIKEFGMLRAIGSSPGQIKMLVLWEGIILGCIFIPIGIILGSFITKGIIVFVSGYKDFSSIMSIPKSGIICSTVIGFLSIFMGTYSSARRASKISPIEAISSNSNLKLTGRNIKKQLQRKSFMGKLFGFTADMAYLNLNRNRKRFVTTVVSLSISIIMFFIVTYIFNCYDPIQNLKKQIGGDFSVSVLRNSSKDSLTDKDIKDIENINGISKINKQKSMSSLYMKLPEQKVTGSGIKSVQSEAEKSPFVKQQLEKHIYSFNATLYGYTDEDISSMKKYVVQGKINTASMDNEPVVILAQNLNYRNNTKINVGDKITLYDYHYGNEKSFTVGAILDKNLLTLDKVIENIVLMSSKNAEKYMALNGYQELKISLSKNADYDEVEKSLKDKLKGNRSVNITSYKDELKNTKKMDLQTSLIAYSFVIVVAAVSIINLFNIMSMNVMLRKREIGMLRAIGFENNQVKKMIRFEGWFYGIASGLWGAGLGSVFTFLIYITLRGRLVAGMTWKFPVTSILIVFVFTTLMCLLASMNASGKLFDYSIVDSIRGND, encoded by the coding sequence GTGAAAAGTTTCTGGGGACTGATTCCAAGGAATCTTATTAAAAATAAGAAAAGGAATGCATTTATAGCAATAGGTATAATTTTATCTATGTGTTTAATTATATCTTTAAGCATAATGCTTGATGCATTTAAGAAGTCTTCCTATGAAAGTGCCATAGATGTCGCTGGTGGAGCATATGACATATGGGTTTCCAGTACAAGTGCAGATAATGTAAATGATTTTAAAAAAGATCCCATCTTTACAAAAACATCAATTTGTGAAAATCTTGGGCTGTATCAAGTGCCTGATTCCAATTACATTTTGGAGATAAATGGCTATGATAAAAATATTCCGAATTTTATTAACATGAAATTGCAGCAGGGAAGATATCCTGAAAATGATAATGAAATAGCAGTACAGGACTGGATATTGGATAAATTACCTCAAAAGTACAAAATAGGGGATAAAGTAAATTTAACTTCAACTCTGTACTATAAAAATTCAAAGGGAAATCGTGAAGAACTAAAAATTGAAAACCATCTTAAATTAGTAGGTATTTATAAAAGCACTAATATAGATGGCGGTAACAATAAAGCAACTGCTTATGTAACTAAAAAATATGTAGAATCTCAAATACCCTCTTTATTAATTAAATATGGCGGATATTTTATGGTAAATCCTAAGCATTCTATAGAAGAAAGCTTTGAGGCATTAGCATCAACAAATGAATACAGCAAGGTGCCATTTTCCAAAAATGAATCCAAGGTAGAATTAGTACAATCATTTAAAATTATAGACAATGTCAGCATATTGTTATATATAGTTATAGCCATAGTAACAGCTGTAATAATTTATAATATATTTAATATTTCAGTTACTGAAAGGATTAAAGAATTTGGAATGTTAAGAGCTATAGGAAGCTCGCCTGGTCAGATTAAAATGCTTGTGTTATGGGAAGGAATAATTTTAGGCTGTATATTTATTCCCATAGGAATAATTCTAGGCAGCTTTATTACTAAAGGAATAATTGTATTTGTTTCTGGATATAAAGATTTTAGCAGTATAATGAGTATTCCTAAATCAGGCATTATATGTTCCACTGTTATAGGCTTTTTAAGTATTTTCATGGGAACTTATTCTTCTGCCAGAAGGGCTTCTAAAATATCCCCTATAGAGGCAATAAGTTCAAATAGTAATTTGAAACTTACAGGCAGGAATATAAAGAAGCAGCTTCAAAGAAAGAGTTTTATGGGTAAATTATTTGGATTTACAGCAGATATGGCATATTTAAATTTAAATAGAAATAGGAAAAGATTTGTTACCACAGTAGTTTCTTTAAGCATAAGTATAATAATGTTTTTTATTGTAACTTATATATTTAACTGCTATGATCCAATACAAAATTTAAAAAAACAAATAGGTGGAGATTTCAGCGTATCTGTACTAAGAAATTCATCAAAGGATTCATTGACAGATAAAGATATTAAAGACATTGAAAATATTAATGGTATAAGTAAAATAAATAAGCAAAAAAGCATGTCATCATTATATATGAAATTACCTGAACAAAAAGTTACAGGCAGTGGTATAAAGTCAGTACAAAGTGAAGCTGAAAAATCACCTTTTGTAAAGCAGCAGCTTGAAAAACATATATACAGTTTTAATGCAACTTTATATGGATACACTGATGAGGATATAAGTTCTATGAAAAAATATGTGGTGCAGGGAAAGATAAATACAGCAAGTATGGATAATGAACCTGTTGTAATTTTAGCTCAAAATTTAAACTATAGAAACAATACTAAAATAAATGTAGGAGATAAAATAACACTATATGATTACCATTATGGCAATGAAAAGAGCTTTACCGTGGGTGCAATTTTAGATAAAAATTTACTGACACTTGATAAAGTAATAGAAAATATAGTTCTAATGAGCTCAAAAAATGCTGAAAAATACATGGCTTTAAATGGATATCAGGAATTGAAAATAAGTTTAAGCAAAAATGCAGATTATGATGAAGTAGAAAAATCATTAAAGGATAAATTGAAAGGAAACAGATCCGTTAATATAACATCTTATAAGGATGAATTAAAAAATACTAAGAAAATGGATTTACAAACATCATTAATAGCTTATAGTTTTGTAATTGTAGTGGCTGCAGTAAGTATTATAAATTTATTTAATATTATGAGCATGAATGTAATGCTTAGAAAAAGAGAAATTGGAATGCTTAGAGCCATAGGTTTTGAAAATAACCAGGTGAAAAAAATGATAAGGTTTGAGGGATGGTTTTATGGCATAGCCTCAGGACTTTGGGGTGCTGGACTTGGATCAGTATTTACCTTTTTGATATATATAACACTTAGGGGGCGCCTTGTTGCAGGAATGACATGGAAATTTCCTGTTACCTCTATATTAATTGTTTTTGTATTTACTACACTTATGTGTTTATTGGCTTCTATGAATGCATCAGGAAAATTATTTGATTACAGCATTGTTGATTCTATTAGGGGAAATGACTAA
- a CDS encoding sigma-54-dependent transcriptional regulator: MKRIDKIYNYLLDNTKKLNMDTIKEKKGFSASEISKELDILRNNVSMELNVLLRDKRIIRIKGRPVLFLEKSTVEDIIGFKLQGESLEFDSIDKLIELSNENEKDEDPFNDLIGSETSLKNQIEQAKAAVLYPPNGLHTLIVGQTGVGKTLFANMMYNYAKYAKRFSEDTPFIVFNCADYYNNPQLLISQIFGHVKGAFTGADSEKEGLVEKADGGMLFLDEIHRLPPEGQEMIFYFMDTGTYNKLGETDRNRKSNVLIVGATTEDPGSSLLKTFVRRIPIIITIPSLEERCAKDKLDIVKFLLSNESHRVNKPIRIEADAVKALIGSASYGNIGQLKSNIQLVCAKGFLNSIGSKDFIEIDFKSLPSDIKNGLFQLSRKRKEIEELSSYIDSNLVITPEGGYKMLIDEDPYELPFNLYKIIEDKAAVLKDENIDEEYIKQFITTDINVHIKSFYDKFKNNTNDRGKILRIVNEDILQFAEEIKRMVEVKLDKKLNERFLYALSLHLSAFLKRVEDNRPLKYTNIEGTIKDNPKEYNVSLEIKQLIEEKYNIVVPDMEVMYLTLLLSSIQYDTSNGHVAVIVACHGSSTASSMVNVAKNLLGDGVVEAVDMPLEISPTKILDEMIEKAKEIDMGKGVLLLVDMGSLASFDAIITEKTNIKVRTIDMVSTPLVLEAVRKANIFDMDLDSIYNSLKDFRGYSRYIDEYNSKGKAIITICSSGEGTAEKLKDLVKDIIYNITDETIEIIPMGIKDLNNKIPVLSRSYNILASVGIVNPNIDKPFISLESLISGNGEKEIISIIQRTNIKIVKKDRDIVVKDLCEDSLKQFLTYLNPYKIISVLIKFASVLEKDMNKEFDNNMRIKLIIHTGCALERALINDSLIYKDDKSKLNKNIIKIISKANNIFQDTLNIMLNEDEICYIAEMFES; encoded by the coding sequence TTGAAACGTATAGATAAAATATATAATTATTTACTTGATAATACAAAAAAACTTAACATGGATACTATAAAAGAAAAAAAAGGATTTAGCGCATCGGAAATCTCAAAAGAATTAGATATACTTAGAAATAATGTGAGTATGGAATTAAACGTACTGCTTAGGGATAAAAGAATAATAAGGATCAAGGGAAGACCAGTGCTGTTTTTAGAAAAGAGTACTGTAGAGGATATTATTGGATTTAAGCTTCAAGGTGAGTCTTTAGAATTTGACAGTATAGATAAATTAATTGAATTAAGTAATGAAAATGAAAAAGATGAAGATCCATTTAATGATTTAATAGGTTCGGAAACAAGCCTTAAAAATCAAATAGAGCAGGCTAAGGCTGCGGTACTATATCCTCCTAATGGTCTGCATACTTTAATTGTGGGGCAGACTGGAGTTGGAAAAACATTATTTGCAAACATGATGTACAATTATGCTAAGTATGCCAAGAGGTTCAGCGAAGATACACCATTTATAGTGTTTAATTGTGCTGATTACTATAACAACCCTCAGTTATTAATATCACAAATTTTTGGCCATGTAAAAGGAGCTTTTACAGGTGCAGATAGTGAAAAAGAGGGCTTGGTTGAAAAGGCAGATGGGGGAATGTTATTTTTAGATGAAATACACAGACTTCCGCCTGAAGGCCAGGAAATGATTTTTTACTTCATGGATACAGGCACCTATAATAAATTAGGTGAAACTGATAGAAATAGAAAATCCAATGTTCTAATAGTAGGAGCTACAACGGAAGATCCAGGATCTTCATTATTAAAAACCTTTGTAAGAAGGATACCAATAATAATAACAATTCCCAGCTTAGAGGAAAGATGTGCAAAGGATAAGCTTGATATAGTAAAATTTTTATTATCTAATGAATCCCATAGGGTAAATAAACCTATAAGAATTGAAGCTGATGCTGTAAAAGCTTTAATAGGAAGTGCATCTTACGGGAATATAGGGCAGTTAAAATCTAATATTCAGCTTGTATGCGCTAAAGGCTTTTTAAATAGTATTGGCAGTAAAGATTTTATTGAAATAGATTTTAAGTCATTACCTTCAGATATAAAAAACGGACTTTTCCAATTAAGCAGGAAAAGGAAGGAAATTGAAGAGCTATCCAGCTACATTGATTCTAATTTAGTAATAACACCAGAGGGCGGATACAAAATGCTCATAGATGAAGATCCATATGAGCTTCCCTTCAACTTATATAAGATTATAGAGGATAAAGCAGCAGTATTAAAAGATGAAAATATAGATGAAGAGTATATTAAACAATTTATTACTACTGATATAAATGTGCATATAAAAAGTTTTTATGATAAATTTAAAAACAACACAAATGACAGGGGGAAGATATTAAGAATTGTAAATGAGGATATACTGCAGTTTGCAGAAGAGATAAAACGCATGGTAGAAGTTAAACTGGATAAGAAATTAAACGAAAGATTTCTATATGCTTTAAGTCTTCATTTAAGTGCATTTTTAAAGAGGGTAGAAGACAACAGACCTTTAAAATATACCAATATAGAAGGCACTATTAAGGATAATCCTAAGGAGTACAATGTTTCATTAGAAATAAAACAGTTAATAGAAGAGAAATATAATATAGTGGTTCCAGATATGGAAGTAATGTATTTGACACTGCTTTTGAGTTCTATTCAATATGATACAAGTAATGGGCATGTAGCTGTAATAGTTGCCTGTCATGGAAGCAGTACAGCAAGCAGCATGGTTAATGTAGCAAAAAATCTGCTTGGAGATGGGGTTGTGGAAGCCGTAGATATGCCATTAGAAATCAGTCCCACAAAAATACTTGATGAGATGATTGAAAAAGCCAAAGAGATAGATATGGGCAAAGGAGTTCTTCTTTTAGTTGACATGGGTTCCCTTGCAAGTTTTGATGCCATTATTACTGAAAAAACAAATATAAAAGTCAGGACTATAGATATGGTATCAACACCATTAGTATTAGAGGCAGTTAGAAAAGCAAATATTTTTGACATGGATTTAGACAGCATATATAATTCCCTTAAAGATTTCAGGGGGTACAGCAGATATATAGATGAGTATAATAGTAAAGGAAAAGCTATAATAACTATATGTTCTTCCGGTGAGGGTACAGCAGAAAAACTTAAGGATCTTGTGAAAGATATAATATACAATATAACTGACGAGACCATAGAAATAATTCCTATGGGAATAAAAGATTTAAATAATAAAATTCCAGTGCTTAGCAGGAGCTACAACATACTGGCATCAGTGGGCATTGTAAATCCTAATATAGATAAGCCTTTTATATCATTGGAGTCATTGATTTCAGGAAATGGTGAAAAGGAAATTATTAGTATAATACAAAGAACTAATATTAAAATAGTAAAAAAAGACAGGGATATAGTAGTGAAAGATTTGTGTGAAGATAGTTTAAAACAGTTCTTGACCTATTTAAATCCATATAAAATAATAAGTGTATTGATAAAATTTGCAAGTGTATTAGAAAAAGACATGAATAAAGAGTTCGACAACAATATGCGTATTAAACTAATTATCCATACAGGCTGTGCTCTTGAAAGAGCTCTTATCAATGATAGCTTAATATATAAGGATGATAAAAGTAAATTAAATAAAAATATAATAAAAATTATAAGTAAAGCAAACAACATATTTCAAGACACATTAAATATTATGTTGAATGAGGATGAAATTTGTTACATTGCAGAAATGTTCGAATCTTAA
- a CDS encoding mannose/fructose/sorbose PTS transporter subunit IIB, translated as MEIVLARIDDRLIHGQVATVWSKETRCDRIIICNDDVANDAIRKTLLVQVAPPGVKVNVLEVEKAIRVYKNFKNENSRVLLLFTNPTDVVEMVEGGVDIKSVNIGGMSFREGKKMITNFISVNEEDIKAFLKLKERGVELEIRKVPGDRKKNLIELIQKKNHNH; from the coding sequence ATGGAAATTGTTTTAGCAAGAATTGATGACAGATTAATACATGGACAAGTAGCAACAGTTTGGTCAAAAGAAACAAGATGTGACAGAATAATAATATGCAATGACGATGTTGCAAACGATGCCATCAGAAAAACACTTTTAGTTCAGGTTGCGCCTCCTGGAGTCAAAGTAAATGTACTGGAAGTTGAAAAAGCAATAAGAGTATATAAAAATTTTAAAAATGAAAACAGCAGAGTATTACTCTTATTTACTAATCCAACAGATGTAGTTGAAATGGTTGAAGGAGGAGTAGACATAAAGAGTGTAAATATAGGAGGTATGTCTTTTAGGGAAGGAAAGAAAATGATAACAAACTTTATTTCTGTTAATGAAGAAGATATTAAAGCTTTTCTTAAGTTAAAAGAACGGGGAGTGGAATTAGAAATTCGAAAAGTTCCCGGAGATCGAAAGAAAAATCTTATTGAGTTAATTCAGAAAAAAAATCACAATCATTAA